In Acinetobacter sp. C32I, one genomic interval encodes:
- a CDS encoding TRAP transporter large permease subunit: MQNDQENKTGLARLGYIWNDWISTFIILALLLMTLLIGTGEMIHGQMLRMGERLYGDQTTGMQYSFLRAEPEKPSCDRHPNIDAQVQAQMKANAADEFASMFGAASEADVRASLLAAQQQCEEKYQFYDKAMKHLEAHPSIRTYRKVETTFFGIFKLGSENQTVILLVMVLFASITASLRYHHIGLRAPKTKIDFRVYSALMVAGNALLSYSVVSQYHSVLNSGVEVAGKTAVLYWLWIALFVSLTIISIFQFIFIPKTAQPKGNFGLALLSVPLYAFMSLVTGIVFTFFMDYPMGQGIYLGILVEFSGIFLNLALFIWAGMLLTQTRVMDLFLNILRPWNLAPETLTWLILIAAAIPTAYTGASGIFVIAAGAIIYKEVWNSGARRQYALAVSAMSGSLGVVIRPCLLVILISMLDSRHVTSTELFDHGIYVFWLTAFIFLGVSLILAEEKFRVNSPKIAVPGMLRACVPVIPYVIIGFAVVMFYKLALDTSINEFTAPMILPLVLIAMILFDKLFASKLAPAPVVDAKHEALVREHEKKSEFLKSHDPHGSKSFGFGGALRFATSETVGHIGALILLMALSASVGGLIERAEVVELLPTHLGNIYISLAFIALLLAIIGMTTDPFGAVILVAATVAPVAYENGIHPIHFWMIVLVAFEFGYVTPPVALNHLLTRLSVGDEEVSAADKEAKEKYTSFYFRYERWLLPIIVLFSSLVLVTYAPYIFQMFGWYKH; encoded by the coding sequence ATGCAAAATGATCAAGAGAATAAGACTGGATTAGCCCGGTTAGGCTATATCTGGAATGACTGGATATCAACCTTCATTATTCTTGCTTTGTTGCTAATGACTTTGCTTATTGGTACAGGCGAAATGATTCACGGTCAGATGCTTCGTATGGGGGAGCGTTTATACGGTGATCAAACAACAGGGATGCAATACTCGTTTTTACGTGCTGAACCTGAAAAACCATCTTGTGATCGACATCCAAACATTGATGCACAAGTTCAAGCGCAGATGAAAGCCAATGCTGCCGATGAATTTGCAAGTATGTTTGGTGCAGCTTCTGAAGCTGATGTACGTGCGTCTTTATTGGCAGCACAACAACAGTGTGAAGAAAAATATCAATTCTATGATAAAGCCATGAAGCACTTGGAAGCGCATCCAAGTATTCGGACCTATCGTAAAGTTGAAACCACTTTCTTTGGTATCTTTAAATTAGGTTCTGAAAACCAAACTGTTATTTTGTTGGTAATGGTATTATTCGCTTCAATTACAGCGTCTTTACGTTATCACCACATTGGTTTACGCGCACCAAAAACCAAAATTGACTTCCGTGTTTATTCGGCGTTGATGGTTGCAGGTAATGCTCTACTTAGCTACTCCGTTGTCAGTCAATATCATTCAGTATTGAATTCAGGGGTTGAGGTTGCGGGTAAAACGGCAGTTTTATATTGGCTGTGGATTGCACTGTTTGTGTCTCTGACCATTATCAGTATTTTCCAGTTCATCTTTATTCCAAAAACAGCACAGCCGAAAGGTAACTTTGGTTTAGCCTTACTCAGCGTGCCGTTGTATGCCTTCATGTCTTTGGTGACAGGGATTGTATTTACCTTCTTCATGGATTATCCAATGGGGCAAGGGATTTACTTGGGCATCTTGGTTGAGTTCTCGGGTATTTTCTTAAATCTGGCCTTGTTCATTTGGGCAGGTATGTTACTGACCCAAACACGCGTGATGGATTTATTCTTAAATATCTTACGTCCGTGGAACTTAGCGCCAGAAACCTTAACTTGGTTAATCTTGATTGCAGCAGCGATTCCAACCGCTTATACAGGTGCTTCGGGGATTTTCGTTATTGCAGCGGGTGCGATCATCTATAAAGAAGTCTGGAACTCGGGTGCACGTCGTCAATACGCTTTAGCCGTATCGGCAATGTCAGGGTCATTGGGTGTGGTGATTCGTCCATGTCTATTGGTTATCTTGATCTCGATGCTCGATAGCCGTCATGTGACATCGACTGAATTATTTGATCATGGTATCTATGTATTCTGGTTAACCGCATTCATTTTCCTCGGTGTTTCATTGATTCTTGCCGAAGAGAAATTCCGTGTGAACTCACCTAAAATTGCTGTACCAGGGATGTTACGTGCCTGTGTACCAGTGATTCCTTATGTGATCATCGGTTTTGCTGTGGTGATGTTCTATAAGCTTGCTTTAGATACCTCAATCAACGAATTTACTGCGCCAATGATTTTACCGTTGGTGTTGATTGCCATGATCTTGTTTGACAAGTTATTTGCCTCAAAACTTGCGCCTGCGCCAGTGGTGGATGCGAAGCATGAAGCATTGGTTCGTGAGCATGAGAAAAAATCTGAGTTCTTGAAATCACATGATCCACACGGTAGCAAGAGCTTTGGTTTTGGTGGTGCACTACGTTTTGCAACCTCAGAAACAGTGGGGCACATCGGTGCATTAATCCTGCTGATGGCTTTGTCTGCAAGCGTGGGTGGCCTAATCGAACGTGCTGAAGTGGTTGAGTTATTACCGACTCACTTGGGCAATATCTATATTTCGCTTGCCTTCATTGCGTTGTTACTTGCGATTATTGGGATGACCACCGATCCATTCGGTGCGGTGATTCTGGTTGCTGCAACGGTTGCACCTGTTGCTTACGAAAATGGTATCCATCCGATCCACTTCTGGATGATCGTATTGGTGGCATTCGAGTTTGGTTATGTAACGCCGCCTGTTGCCCTGAACCACTTGCTGACGCGACTCTCCGTCGGGGATGAAGAGGTCTCGGCTGCTGATAAGGAAGCGAAAGAGAAATACACCAGTTTCTACTTCCGCTATGAGCGTTGGTTATTGCCGATTATCGTCTTGTTCTCATCGTTGGTGTTGGTGACCTATGCGCCGTATATCTTCCAGATGTTTGGTTGGTATAAGCATTAA
- a CDS encoding TRAP transporter large permease subunit — protein MQHDQQKKTGLGLLSYIWTEWISTFVILFLLLMTLIIGTGEMIHGQLLRMGERLYGDPAIGMQYSFLRAEPEKPTCDRNPNIDAQVQEQMRINAADEFASMFGVASASDVRASLIAAQQQCEEKYQFYDKAMTHIEEHPSVRTYRQIETSFFGIFKFGTENRALFLVIMVVFAAISATLKTHHIGLRSPATKIDFRVYSIAMLIGNGLLTSSVMSQYRSVMNSGVPISTEMTLIYWLWMILFAVLTLISLYQLIKSPTPTREGGSLGLAFLSVPLYAYMAIITGVAFTFFMAYPMGQGIYLGQLVEFSSIFLNLALFIWAGMLLKQTRIVDLFLNILRPWNLAPETLTWLILIAAALPTAYTGASGIFVIAAGAIIYKEVWNAGGRRQFALAATALSGSLGVVLRPCLLIVVVASLNKEVTTDLLYKYGMYTFLLTSTLFLVIALFFAEQKFRVAPLKIALPKSLRAFVPVSPYIVIFILIWLFYKHALATDLNEFTAPVMMPVILLLMVLFDKLRKEPAPLAPVGHWDSTLNSYTIPADGSQPAASINPADDPRNPVRRVSFGKALHASTSETVGHIGALVILMALSVSVGGFLEQIHIMETFPQDINSTYVVITLIVLLMIFVGMIMDPFGAVILITATVAPVAYQYGIDPVHFWMIALIGFELGYVTPPVALNHLLARQSIGDAEVAEADAEVRHQSFFYRYERWILPLLVMVPAILIIAYVPYTFKLFGWYS, from the coding sequence ATGCAACATGATCAACAGAAAAAAACTGGATTAGGTCTACTGAGTTATATTTGGACCGAGTGGATATCAACCTTTGTAATCCTCTTCTTATTACTTATGACATTGATTATTGGCACAGGAGAAATGATCCACGGCCAGTTATTACGCATGGGGGAGCGTTTGTATGGTGACCCTGCGATTGGAATGCAGTATTCCTTCCTTCGCGCCGAACCAGAAAAACCTACCTGTGACCGAAATCCCAATATCGATGCACAAGTTCAAGAGCAGATGCGGATTAATGCTGCCGATGAGTTTGCCAGTATGTTTGGTGTGGCTTCAGCATCAGATGTACGCGCATCCTTGATCGCAGCACAACAGCAATGTGAAGAAAAATATCAATTTTATGATAAGGCGATGACGCATATCGAGGAACATCCGAGTGTGCGAACCTATCGTCAGATTGAAACCAGTTTCTTTGGTATCTTTAAATTTGGTACAGAAAACCGTGCTTTATTTTTGGTAATTATGGTGGTGTTTGCGGCCATTAGTGCCACTTTAAAGACCCATCATATTGGCTTACGTAGTCCGGCAACGAAAATTGATTTCCGTGTTTATAGTATCGCCATGCTGATCGGGAATGGTTTGTTGACCTCATCGGTGATGAGTCAATATCGATCCGTGATGAACTCTGGTGTTCCGATCAGTACTGAAATGACGCTGATTTATTGGTTATGGATGATTTTATTTGCGGTACTGACCTTGATTAGTCTGTATCAGTTGATTAAGTCCCCTACACCAACCCGAGAAGGGGGAAGTCTTGGTTTAGCCTTCCTAAGCGTACCACTTTATGCCTATATGGCGATTATTACAGGGGTTGCCTTTACCTTCTTCATGGCCTATCCAATGGGTCAAGGCATTTACTTAGGGCAGTTGGTTGAGTTCTCGAGTATTTTCTTAAATCTAGCCCTGTTTATTTGGGCGGGGATGTTGTTAAAACAGACGCGGATTGTGGATTTATTCCTGAATATTCTGCGTCCGTGGAATCTTGCCCCTGAAACATTAACCTGGTTGATCTTAATTGCAGCAGCATTACCAACGGCCTATACCGGTGCTTCAGGTATTTTCGTGATTGCTGCAGGTGCAATTATTTATAAAGAAGTCTGGAATGCAGGTGGTCGTCGCCAATTTGCTTTGGCTGCAACGGCACTGTCTGGTTCGCTTGGGGTCGTGCTTCGTCCATGTCTATTGATTGTGGTTGTCGCATCTTTGAATAAAGAAGTGACCACTGACCTGCTATATAAATATGGCATGTACACCTTCTTGTTAACCTCAACTTTATTCTTGGTGATTGCGCTGTTTTTTGCCGAACAGAAATTTAGAGTTGCACCACTTAAAATCGCCTTACCCAAGTCGTTACGTGCATTTGTGCCAGTATCACCTTATATCGTGATTTTTATTTTGATCTGGCTGTTCTATAAACATGCTTTGGCCACAGATCTGAATGAATTTACTGCACCTGTAATGATGCCAGTAATTTTATTATTGATGGTACTGTTTGATAAGCTACGTAAAGAACCTGCACCCTTAGCACCCGTTGGGCATTGGGACAGTACGTTGAATAGTTACACCATTCCAGCGGATGGTTCTCAACCGGCCGCTTCAATTAACCCAGCAGATGATCCGCGTAATCCTGTACGCCGTGTTTCTTTCGGCAAAGCATTACATGCCTCCACCAGTGAGACAGTAGGGCATATTGGGGCTCTGGTGATCCTCATGGCGCTTTCAGTGAGTGTCGGTGGCTTTCTTGAGCAGATTCATATCATGGAAACTTTCCCGCAAGATATTAACAGCACCTATGTGGTGATCACGCTGATCGTGCTGCTGATGATTTTTGTGGGGATGATTATGGACCCATTTGGGGCGGTGATTTTAATTACTGCAACCGTTGCGCCAGTGGCTTATCAGTATGGGATTGATCCTGTGCACTTCTGGATGATTGCATTAATTGGTTTTGAACTGGGGTATGTCACGCCGCCAGTTGCATTGAATCACTTATTGGCGAGACAGTCGATTGGGGATGCTGAAGTGGCAGAGGCGGATGCCGAAGTACGCCATCAATCCTTTTTCTATCGCTATGAGCGATGGATTTTACCGTTACTGGTGATGGTGCCTGCAATTCTGATCATTGCCTATGTCCCTTATACTTTTAAATTATTTGGCTGGTATAGCTAG
- the rrtA gene encoding rhombosortase — MKDQIWIRKIILIAICISISACLQVFADHFIYWRPILLTEFWRIWTAHWVHVGWIHFLLNMMAFACLPFIFPHVRNWHLGALLLILPPFISFIFYFYLPYIDAYAGLSGVLHGLYTAVGVVYLQYKNERKFAILVLALIAVKLIWENTFGQTGTAQLIGSPVLTEAHLIGAIGGLLCGLSYLVIRKIKK, encoded by the coding sequence ATGAAAGATCAAATATGGATAAGGAAAATCATTTTGATCGCGATATGTATTTCCATATCGGCTTGTCTACAGGTATTTGCGGATCATTTTATTTATTGGCGGCCTATTTTACTCACTGAATTCTGGCGTATCTGGACCGCTCATTGGGTGCATGTGGGGTGGATTCATTTTCTACTGAATATGATGGCCTTTGCCTGTTTGCCTTTTATTTTTCCGCATGTGCGCAACTGGCATTTAGGCGCGTTACTCTTAATTCTGCCCCCGTTTATTAGTTTTATTTTTTATTTTTATCTGCCTTATATTGATGCCTATGCTGGGCTATCTGGGGTTTTGCATGGTCTCTATACCGCAGTCGGCGTAGTGTATTTGCAATATAAGAACGAACGAAAATTTGCAATCTTGGTCTTAGCCTTAATTGCGGTAAAACTGATTTGGGAAAATACCTTTGGGCAAACAGGAACCGCCCAATTAATCGGGAGTCCAGTATTGACCGAGGCGCATTTGATTGGCGCTATAGGTGGTTTGCTCTGTGGTTTGAGTTACTTGGTTATAAGAAAGATAAAAAAATAG
- a CDS encoding protein YgfX, which produces MANPAFELQYSRFAFVLQLLLFILILSVLYPLLPLWWWLLSFMLMTIAWLSFLRQPQIKRFEYLDHQDCSFEFSDPTLKIQRRQIVKILDHQLYIALYFSQQKHKTCIIWWDQLSHAQWKKLKLRAKLA; this is translated from the coding sequence ATGGCTAATCCTGCTTTTGAGTTGCAATACAGTCGTTTTGCGTTTGTACTGCAACTCTTACTGTTTATTCTGATTCTTAGTGTACTTTATCCCTTACTCCCCCTTTGGTGGTGGTTACTGAGCTTTATGTTGATGACCATCGCGTGGTTATCGTTTTTGCGGCAACCCCAAATTAAACGTTTTGAATACTTAGATCATCAAGACTGTTCATTTGAATTTTCTGATCCTACCTTGAAAATTCAGCGTAGGCAGATCGTCAAAATATTAGATCACCAACTCTATATTGCCCTCTATTTTTCTCAGCAAAAGCATAAAACTTGCATTATTTGGTGGGATCAATTGTCACATGCACAGTGGAAAAAGCTAAAATTACGCGCAAAACTAGCTTGA
- a CDS encoding succinate dehydrogenase assembly factor 2 encodes MSDEMTLEERKVVYRARRGLKEIDVYFDPYVKNYYLTADADEKALFAELVDQEDPDLLDWFMEVGEPPRIELKEFILKLKHYVHG; translated from the coding sequence ATGTCTGATGAAATGACACTGGAAGAGCGTAAGGTTGTATATCGTGCCCGTCGTGGTTTAAAAGAAATCGATGTGTATTTCGACCCGTACGTTAAAAATTACTATTTAACTGCTGATGCTGATGAAAAAGCCTTATTTGCCGAGCTCGTCGATCAAGAAGACCCAGATTTATTGGATTGGTTTATGGAAGTGGGTGAGCCACCGCGTATTGAGTTAAAAGAGTTTATTCTCAAACTCAAACATTATGTGCATGGCTAA
- a CDS encoding acyl-CoA dehydrogenase family protein: MQSGAIRPVPNMLPRKLFTSDHEAFRETVRKFYEKEVVPNIEKYEKQQHVDRDLWNKAGELGLLCTTMPEQYGGSGVDRLYSMILIEEQAYAMDSSTGFSLHSDIVANYINNFGNEAQKQHWLPKMATGEAVTAIAMTEPDTGSDLQAVRTTAVLDGDEYVINGSKIFITNGYLCDMAIVVCKTGNNEKGSANLSLLIVEADRAGFSKGKPLNKIGMKGQDTCELFFDNVRVPKENLLGMEGMGFIMLMKELAWERMLVAIICQAGAEAAFAHTVQYTKDRKAFGKAISTFQNTRFKLAELRTEIDFCRTYLDRCMELQLEESLGVDAAAAAKYKISDMFSKVVDDCLQLHGGYGYMLEYPIARAYIDNRANRIYAGTNEIMKELISRTL; the protein is encoded by the coding sequence ATGCAATCAGGTGCTATTCGTCCAGTTCCAAACATGCTGCCACGCAAACTGTTTACTTCAGACCACGAAGCATTCCGCGAAACCGTGCGTAAATTCTATGAAAAAGAAGTGGTTCCGAATATTGAAAAATATGAGAAACAACAGCATGTTGATCGTGACTTATGGAATAAAGCCGGTGAACTTGGCTTGCTGTGTACCACCATGCCAGAGCAATACGGTGGTTCAGGTGTGGACCGTCTTTACAGTATGATTCTGATCGAAGAGCAAGCTTATGCCATGGATTCAAGCACGGGTTTCTCACTGCATTCAGACATCGTTGCCAATTACATCAATAACTTTGGTAATGAAGCGCAAAAGCAACATTGGCTACCGAAAATGGCCACAGGTGAAGCCGTTACAGCAATTGCCATGACTGAACCAGATACTGGTTCTGACCTACAAGCCGTGCGTACCACAGCGGTACTGGATGGCGATGAATATGTGATCAATGGTTCAAAAATCTTTATTACCAATGGCTATCTCTGCGATATGGCCATTGTGGTATGCAAGACAGGCAACAATGAAAAAGGCTCAGCCAATTTATCCTTATTGATTGTAGAAGCAGATCGTGCAGGTTTTAGCAAAGGTAAGCCTTTGAATAAAATTGGGATGAAAGGCCAAGATACCTGCGAATTGTTCTTTGATAATGTCCGTGTACCCAAAGAAAACCTATTAGGTATGGAAGGCATGGGCTTTATCATGTTGATGAAAGAGCTCGCTTGGGAACGTATGCTGGTTGCGATTATCTGTCAAGCAGGTGCTGAAGCGGCTTTTGCCCATACCGTGCAGTACACCAAAGATCGTAAAGCCTTTGGCAAAGCCATTAGCACCTTCCAGAATACCCGCTTTAAGTTGGCAGAATTACGCACTGAAATTGATTTTTGTCGCACCTATCTCGATCGTTGTATGGAGCTACAACTTGAAGAAAGCTTAGGCGTGGATGCCGCAGCCGCTGCGAAATACAAGATTTCAGATATGTTCTCAAAAGTGGTTGATGATTGCCTACAATTGCATGGTGGTTATGGTTATATGCTGGAATATCCAATTGCCCGTGCCTATATCGACAACCGTGCCAATCGTATCTATGCGGGTACCAATGAAATCATGAAAGAACTGATTTCACGTACCCTTTAA
- a CDS encoding DUF2059 domain-containing protein produces MKQLLILGTLLLSTLACADELKQKQAIAQKLVSVDGTEQGLQNTDKMILEQMRMRLPKDLPESFYTDLSKNLNSEQRKQFIVQRYAESFSEKELQAALNFYQSAEGKAWAKKASDVGSEVAHFTTQNARTALNTTMQQHLDHPTVKQLMARMNPQPVAAVEKKQ; encoded by the coding sequence ATGAAACAATTGCTTATCTTGGGGACGTTATTACTCAGCACATTGGCCTGTGCTGATGAGCTAAAACAGAAACAAGCGATAGCGCAAAAACTGGTGTCTGTTGATGGGACAGAGCAAGGTTTGCAAAACACCGATAAGATGATTTTAGAACAAATGCGTATGCGTTTACCTAAAGATCTACCTGAAAGCTTTTATACCGATTTAAGCAAGAATTTGAATAGTGAACAGCGTAAGCAATTTATTGTGCAACGCTATGCTGAGAGCTTTAGTGAAAAAGAATTACAGGCAGCATTGAATTTCTATCAATCTGCTGAAGGCAAGGCATGGGCGAAGAAAGCCAGTGATGTAGGCAGTGAAGTCGCACATTTCACTACACAAAATGCCCGTACAGCATTGAATACCACCATGCAACAACATCTTGATCATCCAACGGTGAAACAACTGATGGCAAGAATGAATCCACAGCCTGTTGCTGCGGTTGAAAAAAAACAGTAG
- a CDS encoding NAD(P)/FAD-dependent oxidoreductase, giving the protein MEKQVDVLIIGAGISGIGLAVHLSKNCPQRKFEILERRDSFGGTWDLFRYPGIRSDSDMSTFGFNFKPWAKDKVLASGAEIKGYLSDVISENQLKDKIHFGHRVLSANYDSAKKKWSVEIEDSNKKKQTWSANFVMGCTGYYNYDQGYAPKFPKQEDFKGQFIHPQHWPENLDYTGKKVVIIGSGATAITLVPSMVKGGAGHVTMLQRSPSYIATIPSIDFIYEKTRKFMSEETAYKFTRARNIGMQRGIYALAQKYPKTVRRLLLKGIELQLKGKVDMKHFTPSYNPWDQRLCVVPDGDLFKALREGHANVETDQIEKFTANGIQLKSGKHLEADIVISATGLEIQILGGVKGTVDGKPMDTSQHMLYQGVMVSDVPNMAMIIGYINASWTLKVDIAADYICRLLNHMDKNGYDEVIAHADPALREQDTIMGKMSSGYIARAANVMPKQGKKAPWKITNNYLADRKELKDASFSDEVLQFHKRGEQVDRKPKLVS; this is encoded by the coding sequence ATGGAAAAGCAAGTTGATGTATTAATTATTGGCGCAGGTATCTCTGGGATTGGGTTAGCTGTGCATCTCTCTAAGAACTGTCCACAACGTAAATTCGAAATCTTAGAACGTCGTGACAGTTTTGGCGGAACATGGGATTTATTCCGTTACCCTGGTATTCGTTCTGACTCGGATATGTCAACATTTGGTTTTAATTTTAAACCATGGGCAAAAGACAAAGTATTGGCGAGTGGTGCTGAGATCAAGGGTTATTTAAGTGATGTCATCAGCGAAAATCAGTTAAAAGACAAAATTCATTTTGGTCATCGTGTGCTTTCTGCAAACTATGATTCTGCAAAGAAAAAATGGTCAGTTGAAATCGAAGATAGTAATAAGAAGAAGCAAACGTGGTCAGCAAATTTTGTGATGGGTTGTACGGGTTACTATAACTATGATCAAGGTTATGCGCCGAAATTTCCAAAGCAAGAAGACTTTAAAGGGCAATTTATTCATCCACAACACTGGCCTGAAAATCTAGATTATACAGGCAAGAAAGTGGTGATCATTGGAAGTGGTGCCACTGCAATTACCCTAGTTCCTTCAATGGTGAAAGGTGGGGCAGGACATGTCACCATGTTGCAGCGTTCTCCTTCTTATATCGCAACAATTCCTTCAATTGACTTTATTTATGAAAAAACCCGTAAATTTATGTCTGAAGAAACTGCGTATAAATTTACCCGTGCACGTAATATTGGTATGCAACGTGGTATCTATGCATTGGCACAGAAATATCCAAAAACAGTACGTCGCTTATTGTTGAAAGGTATTGAGTTGCAGTTGAAAGGTAAAGTGGATATGAAACACTTTACGCCAAGCTATAACCCTTGGGATCAACGTTTATGTGTGGTGCCAGATGGCGATTTATTCAAGGCATTACGTGAAGGTCATGCCAATGTTGAAACAGATCAAATTGAAAAGTTCACAGCCAATGGTATTCAATTGAAATCGGGTAAACACCTTGAAGCAGATATTGTGATTTCAGCAACAGGTTTGGAAATCCAAATCTTGGGTGGCGTGAAAGGCACAGTTGATGGCAAGCCAATGGATACTTCTCAACACATGCTCTATCAAGGTGTGATGGTTAGCGATGTACCAAACATGGCGATGATCATTGGCTATATCAATGCATCTTGGACTTTAAAAGTTGATATTGCTGCGGATTATATTTGTCGCTTGCTCAATCACATGGACAAAAATGGCTATGATGAAGTCATCGCCCATGCGGATCCTGCTTTACGCGAACAAGATACCATTATGGGTAAAATGTCTTCGGGCTATATTGCTCGCGCAGCCAATGTGATGCCGAAGCAAGGTAAAAAAGCACCGTGGAAAATTACCAATAACTACCTTGCAGATCGTAAAGAGTTGAAAGATGCATCATTTAGTGATGAGGTCTTACAGTTCCATAAACGTGGCGAGCAAGTTGATCGTAAGCCAAAATTGGTATCGTAA
- a CDS encoding GNAT family N-acetyltransferase: MLNIEIKILGVNELNDFRTIRLSALAKAPEMFGSTYRIEVLKPLSFFENCLSSSTVFGVYYNDKIIGLATLTREVATKLAHKAYLSSVFIEPEFHGRGIANRLLTTVIEHSKADLEQILLIVADDNQPAIQLYQKFGFQTYGVESKALKNNAEYIDELLMKLFLF; encoded by the coding sequence ATGTTAAATATTGAGATTAAAATTCTAGGTGTGAATGAGCTAAATGACTTTAGAACGATCAGGCTTTCAGCATTGGCAAAAGCCCCTGAAATGTTTGGTTCTACTTATCGTATAGAAGTGCTAAAGCCATTAAGTTTCTTTGAAAATTGCTTATCTAGTTCAACAGTTTTTGGCGTTTACTATAACGATAAAATTATTGGTTTAGCGACTTTAACCCGAGAGGTCGCAACAAAGCTTGCTCATAAGGCTTATTTATCAAGTGTATTTATTGAACCTGAATTTCATGGGCGAGGAATCGCAAATAGATTGCTCACCACTGTTATTGAACATAGCAAAGCAGATCTAGAACAAATTTTACTTATTGTCGCTGATGACAATCAGCCAGCAATCCAGCTCTATCAAAAGTTTGGTTTTCAAACGTATGGGGTGGAATCAAAAGCATTAAAAAATAACGCAGAATATATAGATGAGCTGTTGATGAAGCTATTTTTATTCTAG
- the rplQ gene encoding 50S ribosomal protein L17, whose protein sequence is MRHRNSGVKLGRTSSHRKALFQNLTNALVEHELIKTTLPKAKELRRVAEPLITLAKNDTVANRRLAFARTRSAATVGKLFTVLGPRYKERNGGYLRVLKAGFRAGDAAPMAYVELVDREVK, encoded by the coding sequence ATGCGTCATCGTAATAGTGGTGTGAAATTAGGCCGTACAAGCAGCCATCGTAAGGCGTTGTTCCAAAATTTAACAAATGCTTTAGTAGAGCACGAGTTAATTAAAACAACTTTACCTAAAGCGAAAGAACTTCGCCGCGTTGCTGAGCCTTTAATCACTTTAGCTAAAAACGATACAGTAGCAAACCGTCGTTTAGCGTTTGCTCGTACTCGTTCTGCAGCAACTGTTGGTAAATTATTTACCGTTCTTGGCCCTCGTTACAAAGAACGTAACGGCGGTTATCTTCGTGTTCTTAAAGCGGGCTTCCGTGCAGGTGATGCTGCACCGATGGCTTACGTTGAACTCGTTGACCGTGAAGTAAAATAA
- the rpoA gene encoding DNA-directed RNA polymerase subunit alpha: protein MTRTANEFLTPQAIKVEAVSGTSAKVILEPLERGFGHTLGNALRRILLSSLPGAAVVEVEIEGVEHEYSTLEGLQQDIVELLLNLKGLSIKLFDQNEAYLTLEKQGAGDVTAADLRLPHNVEVVNPDHLIGTLSSTGSLKMRLKVAQGRGYETSDSRFPEGETRPVGRLQLDASYSPIKRVSYTVENARVEQRTDLDKLVIDLETNGTVDPEEAIRKAATILQQQIAIFVDLQKDQTPVAQEPREEVDPILLRPVDDLELTVRSANCLKAENIYYIGDLVQRTEVELLKTPNLGKKSLTEIKDVLASKGLQLGMRLENWPPASLRMDDRFAYRSR from the coding sequence ATGACGCGTACTGCAAACGAGTTTCTAACTCCGCAAGCGATCAAGGTCGAAGCGGTGAGCGGGACCTCGGCAAAAGTGATTCTGGAACCTTTAGAGCGTGGCTTTGGTCATACTCTAGGTAATGCTTTACGTCGCATTCTATTGTCTTCTTTACCTGGCGCTGCTGTGGTTGAAGTAGAAATAGAAGGTGTCGAGCACGAGTACAGTACTTTAGAAGGCTTGCAGCAGGACATCGTCGAGCTCTTGCTGAACCTAAAAGGATTGTCTATTAAGCTGTTCGATCAAAATGAAGCATATTTGACATTAGAGAAACAAGGGGCGGGTGACGTAACTGCAGCTGACCTTCGTTTACCTCATAATGTTGAAGTGGTTAACCCTGATCATTTAATCGGTACTTTGAGTTCTACAGGTTCATTGAAAATGCGCCTGAAAGTTGCTCAAGGTCGTGGTTATGAAACATCTGACTCACGTTTCCCTGAAGGCGAAACACGTCCAGTAGGGCGTTTACAGTTAGATGCTTCTTATAGCCCAATCAAGCGTGTTTCATACACAGTAGAAAATGCTCGTGTTGAACAACGTACCGATCTTGATAAGTTAGTGATCGATCTTGAGACTAACGGAACTGTTGATCCAGAAGAAGCAATCCGCAAAGCGGCAACAATCTTGCAACAACAAATTGCAATTTTTGTTGATCTTCAGAAAGATCAAACTCCAGTTGCTCAAGAACCTCGCGAAGAAGTTGACCCGATCTTGCTTCGTCCAGTAGATGATCTCGAGCTTACTGTTCGTTCTGCTAACTGTTTGAAGGCAGAAAATATTTACTACATTGGTGATCTTGTTCAACGTACTGAAGTTGAGTTGTTAAAAACTCCTAACTTAGGTAAAAAATCGTTAACAGAGATCAAAGATGTTTTGGCATCGAAAGGTTTACAACTCGGCATGCGTTTAGAGAACTGGCCACCAGCTAGTCTCCGTATGGATGACCGTTTTGCCTATCGTAGCCGTTAA